One window of the Thunnus albacares chromosome 3, fThuAlb1.1, whole genome shotgun sequence genome contains the following:
- the LOC122979743 gene encoding monocyte to macrophage differentiation factor 2-like isoform X1: MNLVRFMNNRVPPNKRYQPTEYEHAANCATHALWIIPSLLGSSVLHFQSEDRWERVSAWVYGAGLSSLFIISTLFHTVAWKKSHLRSVEHCFHMCDRMVIYFFIAASYAPWLNLRELGPWACHMRWLVWVMASFGTTYVFFFHERYKLMELICYTVMGVFPALVILSMPEQSGLCELLLGGACYCLGMVFFKSDGIVPFAHAIWHLFVAMGAAIHYYAIWKYLYAQPSNQVQTSR; this comes from the exons ATGAATCTTGTAAG GTTTATGAACAACCGTGTTCCTCCTAACAAGAGATACCAGCCTACAGAGTATGAGCATGCTGCCAACTGTGCCACGCATGCg TTATGGATAATCCCCAGCCTACTGGGCAGCTCAGTGTTACACTTCCAGTCGGAGGACCGATGGGAGCGAGTGTCTGCCTGGGTGTACGGGGCGGGGCTCAGCTCGCTCTTCATCATCTCCACCCTGTTTCACACTGTGGCCTGGAAGAAGAGCCACTTgcg GTCTGTGGAGCACTGTTTCCACATGTGTGACAGGATGGTGATCTATTTCTTCATTGCTGCCTCCTACGCCCCTTG GCTAAACCTGCGGGAGCTGGGTCCCTGGGCGTGCCACATGCGCTGGTTGGTGTGGGTCATGGCTTCTTTTGGAACCACCTACGTCTTCTTCTTCCATGAGAG GTATAAGCTCATGGAGTTGATCTGCTACACAGTGATGGGGGTTTTTCCTGCCTTGGTCATCCTCTCAATG CCGGAGCAGTCGGGGCTGTGTGAGCTGCTGTTGGGCGGAGCCTGCTACTGTCTGGGGATGGTCTTCTTTAAAAGTGATGGCATCGTCCCATTTGCTCATGCCATTTGGCACCTGTTTGTAGCTATGGGAGCAGCCATACACTACTACGCCATCTGGAAATACCTCTATGCCCAGCCATCCAATCAGGTCCAGACGTCCAGATGA
- the LOC122979743 gene encoding monocyte to macrophage differentiation factor 2-like isoform X2, which translates to MNLVRFMNNRVPPNKRYQPTEYEHAANCATHALWIIPSLLGSSVLHFQSEDRWERVSAWVYGAGLSSLFIISTLFHTVAWKKSHLRLNLRELGPWACHMRWLVWVMASFGTTYVFFFHERYKLMELICYTVMGVFPALVILSMPEQSGLCELLLGGACYCLGMVFFKSDGIVPFAHAIWHLFVAMGAAIHYYAIWKYLYAQPSNQVQTSR; encoded by the exons ATGAATCTTGTAAG GTTTATGAACAACCGTGTTCCTCCTAACAAGAGATACCAGCCTACAGAGTATGAGCATGCTGCCAACTGTGCCACGCATGCg TTATGGATAATCCCCAGCCTACTGGGCAGCTCAGTGTTACACTTCCAGTCGGAGGACCGATGGGAGCGAGTGTCTGCCTGGGTGTACGGGGCGGGGCTCAGCTCGCTCTTCATCATCTCCACCCTGTTTCACACTGTGGCCTGGAAGAAGAGCCACTTgcg GCTAAACCTGCGGGAGCTGGGTCCCTGGGCGTGCCACATGCGCTGGTTGGTGTGGGTCATGGCTTCTTTTGGAACCACCTACGTCTTCTTCTTCCATGAGAG GTATAAGCTCATGGAGTTGATCTGCTACACAGTGATGGGGGTTTTTCCTGCCTTGGTCATCCTCTCAATG CCGGAGCAGTCGGGGCTGTGTGAGCTGCTGTTGGGCGGAGCCTGCTACTGTCTGGGGATGGTCTTCTTTAAAAGTGATGGCATCGTCCCATTTGCTCATGCCATTTGGCACCTGTTTGTAGCTATGGGAGCAGCCATACACTACTACGCCATCTGGAAATACCTCTATGCCCAGCCATCCAATCAGGTCCAGACGTCCAGATGA
- the LOC122979742 gene encoding actin-related protein 2/3 complex subunit 1B-B-like — protein MAYHSFLLEPISCHAWNKDRTQIALCPNNHEVHIYKQDGAKWTKIHELKEHNGQVTGIDWAPDSNRIVTCGADRNAYVWTLKEGAWKPTLVILRINRAARCVKWSPRENKFAVGSGSRLISICYFEQENDWWVCKHIKKPIRSTILSLDWHPNNVLLAAGSCDFKCRVFSAYIKEVEEKPGPTPWGSKMPFGEMLFESGGSGAESQTSAGGGGWVHSVCFSHSGNRLAWTSHDSTLSVAEGGKTGTVSSLSSETLPLLCVTFITENSIVAAGHDCYPMLFVYDGAKASLTFGGKLDVPKQAAQKGISARERFQNLDRRASETQSTDKDLNTLHKNSISQISVMAGGRNQCTKFCTTGMDGGMGIWDVKTLESAMKNLKIV, from the exons ATGGCGTACCATAGCTTCCTGCTGGAACCAATTAGCTGCCATGCCTGGAACAAAGATCGAACCC AGATCGCTCTTTGCCCCAACAACCATGAGGTCCACATCTACAAGCAAGATGGGGCCAAGTGGACCAAGATCCATGAGCTGAAGGAGCACAatgggcaggtgacag GTATTGACTGGGCTCCAGACAGTAACCGTATAGTTACTTGCGGAGCAGACCGTAACGCCTATGTGTGGACCCTAAAAGAGGGTGCGTGGAAACCCACCCTGGTCATCCTCAGGATCAACCGCGCAGCACGCTGTGTGAAATGGTCACCGCGAGAGAACAAGTTTGCTGTAGGCAGCGGCTCTCGCCTCATCTCCATCTGCTACTTTGAGCAGGAAAATGACTG GTGGGTGTGCAAGCACATCAAGAAGCCGATCCGCTCCACCATCCTCAGTCTGGACTGGCATCCCAACAACGTCCTGCTGGCTGCTGGATCCTGTGACTTCAAATGCAG GGTGTTTTCAGCCTACAtaaaggaggtggaggagaagcCCGGCCCTACTCCCTGGGGCAGCAAGATGCCGTTTGGAGAGATGTTGTTTGAGTCCGGAGGGTCCGGAGCTGAGAGCCAGACTTCAGCAGGAGGCGGCGGCTGGGTGCACAGCGTGTGTTTCTCACACTCTGGCAACCGTCTGGCCTGGACTTCCCATGACTCCACCCTGTCTGTCGCAGAGGGCGGCAAGACCGGAAC AGTGAGCAGTCTGAGCTCTGAGACACTTCCTCTGCTGTGTGTCACCTTCATTACTGAGAACAGCATAGTAGCAGCT GGCCACGACTGTTACCCGATGCTGTTTGTGTACGACGGCGCCAAAGCCAGCTTGACATTTGGTGGCAAGCTGGACGTTCCTAAGCAGGCGGCCCAGAAGGGCATCAGTGCCAGGGAACGTTTCCAGAACCTGGACCGTCGAGCCTCGGAGACCCAGAGCACCGACAAGGACCTGAACACTCTCCACAAGAACAGCATCAG CCAAATCTCAGTGATGGCAGGAGGACGAAACCAGTGCACCAAGTTCTGCACCACCGGCATGGATGGAGGAATGGGCATCTGGGATGTCAAG aCTCTGGAGTCTGCTATGAAGAACTTGAAGATAGTCTGA